From the genome of Longimicrobiales bacterium:
GGTCGCTGCTGCCGCCGGAGGCCGTGCAGAGCATCGAGCTGTCGGTGAGCCCCACGGTGGTCGCGATCACGGCAGTGCTGGGCGTGACGACGGGTCTGCTGTTCGGGCTCTTCCCGGCACTCCACAGCACGCGCTCCGACCTGGTCACGACGATCCGCGCCAACGCCGGCAATCTCACCGTCACTCGTGGTGCAGCCCGCTTCCGCGCGGGTCTCGTGACGGCGCAGGTCGCACTCTCGATGGCCCTGCTGATCCTGGCAGGACTGTTCATGCGCAGCCTGGTCAACATCGGCAAGGTGGATCTCGGGCTCCGTACCGAGAACGTCGTGACGTTCGCGATCTCGCCGCAGCTGAACGGCTACAGCATCGAACGCTCTCACCAGCTGTTCCAGCGTGTCGAGGAGGAGCTGGCAGCGCTGCCGGGGGTCATCCAGGTCAGCAGTGGGCTCGTACCCGTGCTCGCGGGGAGCAGCTGGGGTTCCGATGTCGCAGTGGAAGGCTTCCAGGACGGCCCTGATATCGACACGAATGCGCGGATGAACATCGTCGGGCCCGGCTATTTCACCACGCTCGACGTGCCCGTCCTCGCCGGTCGCGAGTTCACTCCGCAGGACGTGATGAATGGAACGCGGGTCGCAATGGTCAACGAAGCGTTCCTGCGCAAGTTCAACCTCGACCGCACCGCCATCGGCAAGCGCATTTCCGACGAGGGATCCGAGCCCGACACGGAGATCATCGGGATCGTGCGGGACTCGAAGTACAACGACGTGAAGGAAGAAATCCCGGCGATGTATTTCAAGGCGTGGCGGCAGCAGGACTGGGTCGGCGCGCTCACGTTCTACGCCCGGACCGGCGCGGATACCGACCAGGTGATGCGCGCCGTCCAGCCGATGATGGCGCGCATCGATCCGAACCTGCCGGTCGAGAACCTCAAGTCCCTCGCGCAGCAGGTCCGGGAAAACGTCTTCCTGGACCGGATGATCGGTACACTGTCCGCCGCGTTTGCCGCGCTCGCGACACTGCTCGCTGCAGTCGGTCTGTACGGTGTGCTCGCCTACACCGTGGAGCGGCGCACCCGTGAGATCGGCGTGCGCATGGCGCTCGGTGCCGACTCGTCACGTGTCCGCCTCATGGTGCTGCGCCAGGTCGCTGTTATGATGCTGAGCGGCGGTGCGGTCGGACTCACCGCGGCGTGGGCGCTCGGCCGGGTAATGGGATCCGTGCTGTACCAGGTGGAAGGAGCGGATCCCCTGGTGTTCGGAGCTGCAGTCACGGTGCTCTCTCTGTTCGCGCTCGCGGCCGGGTACATCCCGGCTCTGCGTGCATCGCGGGTCGACCCGC
Proteins encoded in this window:
- a CDS encoding FtsX-like permease family protein; the protein is SLLPPEAVQSIELSVSPTVVAITAVLGVTTGLLFGLFPALHSTRSDLVTTIRANAGNLTVTRGAARFRAGLVTAQVALSMALLILAGLFMRSLVNIGKVDLGLRTENVVTFAISPQLNGYSIERSHQLFQRVEEELAALPGVIQVSSGLVPVLAGSSWGSDVAVEGFQDGPDIDTNARMNIVGPGYFTTLDVPVLAGREFTPQDVMNGTRVAMVNEAFLRKFNLDRTAIGKRISDEGSEPDTEIIGIVRDSKYNDVKEEIPAMYFKAWRQQDWVGALTFYARTGADTDQVMRAVQPMMARIDPNLPVENLKSLAQQVRENVFLDRMIGTLSAAFAALATLLAAVGLYGVLAYTVERRTREIGVRMALGADSSRVRLMVLRQVAVMMLSGGAVGLTAAWALGRVMGSVLYQVEGADPLVFGAAVTVLSLFALAAGYIPALRASRVDPLHALRYD